From the genome of bacterium, one region includes:
- the serS gene encoding serine--tRNA ligase, translating into MLNIKFIRENLDKVRKALLDRGAEKNLLDEVISLDEQRRKLLVELEELQHLRNTTSSKIGQLKKQGKDITELSSQMREVGEKIKDLENKSRETEDKLNEKLLFIPNIPHSSVPFGKGSEDNPQIKIWGEPTKFSFEPKPHFEIGENLGILDFEASAKMTGARFTLYKGAGARLERALINFMLDLHTKEHGYKEILPPFMVNSAAMTGTGQLPKFKQDLFKCEETDYYLVPTAEVPLTNIHREEILRAEDLPIYYTAYTPCFRAEAGAYGKDTRGLIRQHQFNKVELVKFTKPEDSYTELERLLEDAEEVLKKLEIPYRVVALCTGDLGFSASKTYDIEAWMPASGGYREISSCSNFEDFQARRAMIRFRRTSDSKPEFVHTLNGSGLAIGRTVVAILENYQLPDGKITIPKALQSYMDGLEIIG; encoded by the coding sequence ATGCTTAATATTAAGTTTATCCGTGAAAATTTAGATAAGGTAAGAAAGGCACTCCTTGATAGAGGTGCTGAGAAGAATTTATTGGACGAGGTTATTTCCTTAGACGAGCAAAGAAGAAAACTGCTCGTAGAATTAGAGGAATTACAACACCTCCGCAATACTACATCTTCAAAAATAGGACAATTAAAAAAACAGGGTAAGGATATAACCGAGTTATCTTCCCAGATGCGTGAAGTAGGCGAAAAGATTAAAGATTTAGAAAATAAATCAAGGGAAACAGAGGATAAATTAAACGAGAAATTGCTTTTCATTCCGAACATTCCTCATTCAAGTGTTCCTTTTGGCAAGGGAAGTGAGGATAACCCTCAGATAAAAATTTGGGGTGAGCCAACCAAATTCTCCTTTGAGCCTAAACCTCATTTTGAGATTGGTGAGAATCTGGGAATACTGGACTTTGAGGCTTCTGCGAAGATGACCGGGGCAAGATTTACCCTCTACAAAGGAGCAGGTGCAAGGTTAGAGCGGGCATTAATTAATTTTATGTTAGACTTGCATACAAAGGAACACGGATATAAAGAAATCCTCCCGCCATTTATGGTCAATTCTGCGGCAATGACTGGTACCGGTCAGCTTCCTAAATTCAAACAAGACTTATTCAAATGTGAAGAGACAGATTATTACCTTGTCCCAACAGCAGAAGTCCCTTTAACCAATATTCATCGAGAAGAAATTCTACGAGCAGAGGATTTACCAATTTATTACACCGCATATACTCCTTGTTTTCGGGCAGAGGCTGGTGCCTATGGTAAGGATACAAGAGGTTTAATCCGCCAACATCAGTTTAATAAAGTAGAATTGGTCAAATTCACCAAACCTGAAGATTCTTATACAGAATTGGAGAGATTGCTTGAGGATGCAGAGGAGGTGTTAAAAAAACTGGAAATCCCTTATCGAGTTGTGGCATTGTGTACTGGAGATTTAGGCTTTTCTGCAAGTAAAACTTATGATATTGAAGCCTGGATGCCAGCCTCAGGTGGCTATCGTGAGATTTCATCTTGTAGTAATTTTGAGGATTTCCAGGCAAGACGGGCAATGATTAGATTTAGAAGAACCTCTGATTCCAAACCTGAATTTGTTCATACCTTAAATGGCTCAGGATTGGCAATAGGTAGAACCGTAGTGGCTATTTTAGAAAATTATCAGTTACCGGATGGAAAAATAACCATCCCAAAAGCACTTCAAAGTTATATGGATGGATTAGAAATAATTGGGTAA